A genomic region of Papaver somniferum cultivar HN1 chromosome 7, ASM357369v1, whole genome shotgun sequence contains the following coding sequences:
- the LOC113300365 gene encoding phosphate transporter PHO1 homolog 5-like isoform X1, whose product MKFEKEMRSQMVPEWQGAYMDYTSLRLILEDLKRFKFNTPPQHHSHATHQHHHHHHHHNPVGAGISTLYRSFSGLVVARSVPSITTSKSINGTTTSTNNGHHHHHHQNNNHHHGIFHHDEEPVILVQSMRGHHHHDLEQGEPQSNQNYEKYETKFLMSNEDGGEYEVAFFKTLDEEFNAVNKFYRDKVDEVMNEAAVLTKQMDALVAFRVKVEHPDQGKFEQLCKEIARSASAFSVTSPKGDSSSTESSVTEHMEVIQESNETSTRGSSVGEYEPSNDDDVEQEKQNEEDEEGEEKPLKIIIPAHLELLSTVKINSPSGTPRSTIKGILKKKRKNNLSFNKKNLKKAEEQLQSAFVHFYHKLQLLKSFSYLNLLAFSKTMKKYDKITSRHASKIYLHMVDNSYIGSSDDVTRLMDRVEASFIKHFSKSNRSEGMNILRSKKKKERHVTTFSSGLFSGCAISLLICLILVINLRNVINKDGFTQYMETMFPLYSLFGFLVLHMLLYAAAIYFWKRYRINYPFIFGYKQGTELGYREVFLLSTILATAALACVLANLDMELDISTKKYKAIRELLPLALVSAIVLIIVCPFNIVYRSSRIFLLRTTFRAISAPLYRVTLSDFMLADQLSSQGQALRSVAFYICYYGSGDYKRRETNCKADVVYNSFYIALAAFPFWLRALQCFRRYFEEKDGMQGINGFKYLSIVLSVSLVTAYGKRHTTELYVMAWISAISAAIIAIYWDIVFDWGLLQKNSKNPWLRDKLLVPHKSVYYGIMVMDVLLRFAWLQTVLNIQVSFLHKEAMVVVVACLEIFRRGVWNFFRIENEHLNNVGKFRAFTTVPLPFNYHELEDKDE is encoded by the exons ATGAAGTTTGAGAAAGAGATGAGGTCACAAATGGTGCCGGAATGGCAAGGAGCTTACATGGATTACACATCCCTCAGGCTCATACTTGAGGATCTTAAACGTTTCAAATTCAACACTCCACCACAACATCATTCTCACGCtactcatcaacatcatcatcaccatcatcatcataacCCTGTTGGTGCTGGAATTTCTACTCTTTACAGAAGCTTTAGTGGACTAGTGGTTGCTCGTAGCGTCCCTAGTATCACCACTTCTAAAAGTATCAACGGTACTACAACCAGTACCAATAAcggccatcatcatcatcatcatcaaaataataATCACCATCATGGTATATTTCACCACGACGAAGAACCAGTGATATTAGTGCAATCAATGCGAGGTCATCATCATCATGACTTAGAACAAGGAGAacctcaatcaaatcaaaattatgaaaaatatgaGACGAAGTTCTTGATGTCAAACGAAGATGGAGGAGAATATGAAGTAGCTTTCTTTAAGACACTTGACGAGGAGTTCAACGCGGTTAATAAGTTTTACAGAGACAAAGTGGATGAAGTTATGAATGAAGCTGCTGTTTTGACTAAACAAATGGATGCTTTAGTTGCTTTTAGAGTTAAAGTTGAGCATCCTGATCAAGGAAAATTCGAACAGCTCTGTAAAGAAATCGCTAGATCTGCTTCGGCATTTTCTGTCACTTCACCTAAGGGCGACTCCAGCAGTACTGAAAGCTCCG TAACAGAGCATATGGAAGTGATACAAGAAAGTAATGAAACAAGTACCCGTGGAAGTTCTGTCGGAGAATATGAACCGAGCAACGATGATGACGTGGAacaggaaaaacaaaatgaagaagatgaggaaggtgAAGAGAAGCCTTTAAAGATCATAATACCAGCTCATTTGGAGCTTTTGAGTACTGTGAAGATCAACAGCCCATCTGGAACTCCACGTTCGACGATAAAAGGCATCCTCAAGAAGAAACGAAAGAATAATTTGAGTTTTAACAAAaaaaacttgaagaaagctgaagaacaacTACAGTCTGCATTCGTTCATTTCTATCACAAACTTCAACTTCTGAAAAGTTTTAGTTATCTAAATCTCTTAGCATTTTCCAAGACCATGAAGAAATATGACAAG ATAACATCAAGACATGCATCAAAAATATACTTGCACATGGTGGATAACTCTTACATAGGTAGCTCTGACGATGTTACTAGGCTAATGGACAGAGTGGAGGCTTCATTCATCAAACACTTTTCGAAGTCTAACCGTAGCGAAGGAATGAACATCTTGAGatcgaaaaaaaagaaagaaagacatGTAACAACATTTTCCTCAG GTTTATTTTCTGGCTGCGCAATATCGCTTCTAATATGCCTAATTTTGGTCATAAATCTTAGAAATGTCATAAACAAGGATGGCTTTACGCAGTACATGGAAACTATGTTTCCACTCTACAG TTTATTTGGATTTCTAGTCCTACACATGCTTTTGTATGCAGCAGCCATATACTTTTGGAAGCGGTATCGAATCAATTACCCGTTCATATTTGGTTACAAGCAAGGAACAGAACTTGGATACAGAGAAGTCTTTTTATTAAGTACAATTCTTGCAACAGCTGCACTTGCATGTGTACTTGCTAACCTAGACATGGAATTGGATATATCAACGAAAAAGTACAAAGCGATCAGAGAACTACTTCCTCTGGCATTAGTTTCA GCTATAGTTCTCATAATAGTTTGTCCGTTCAATATTGTATATCGCTCTAGTCGTATCTTCCTGTTGCGGACTACATTCCGAGCTATCAGTGCACCTTTGTACAGG GTCACTCTATCGGATTTCATGTTGGCAGATCAGCTAAGTAGTCAG GGCCAAGCTCTTAGAAGTGTTGCGTTTTACATATGTTATTATGGTTCGGGTGACTACAAAAGGAGAGAGACCAATTGCAAAGCAGACGTTGTTTACAATTCATTCTATATCGCCTTGGCTGCATTTCCATTTTGGTTACGCGCCTTACAG TGTTTTCGACGATATTTTGAAGAAAAGGATGGAATGCAGGGAATTAATGGTTTCAAATACTTAAGTATTGTTTTGTCTGTGAGCCTGGTAACGGCTTACGGTAAAAGACATACAACAGAACTGTACGTAATGGCTTGGATAAGCGCGATCAGTGCAGCTATCATTGCTATATATTGGGATATTGTTTTTGACTGGGGACTCCTTCAAAAGAATTCGAAGAACCCTTGGTTGAGAGACAAGCTTCTTGTTCCACATAAAAGTGTTTATTACGGAATAATGGTAATGGATGTGCTGCTGAGATTTGCGTGGCTACAAACTGTGTTGAACATTCAAGTTTCTTTCCTACATAAAGAAGctatggttgttgttgttgcatgCCTAGAGATCTTTCGTCGGGGTGTATGGAATTTCTTCAG gATAGAGAATGAACACCTAAACAACGTTGGCAAGTTTCGTGCGTTCACAACCGTACCTCTCCCTTTCAACTATCACGAGTTGGAAGATAAAGATGAGTGA
- the LOC113300365 gene encoding phosphate transporter PHO1 homolog 5-like isoform X2, with product MEVIQESNETSTRGSSVGEYEPSNDDDVEQEKQNEEDEEGEEKPLKIIIPAHLELLSTVKINSPSGTPRSTIKGILKKKRKNNLSFNKKNLKKAEEQLQSAFVHFYHKLQLLKSFSYLNLLAFSKTMKKYDKITSRHASKIYLHMVDNSYIGSSDDVTRLMDRVEASFIKHFSKSNRSEGMNILRSKKKKERHVTTFSSGLFSGCAISLLICLILVINLRNVINKDGFTQYMETMFPLYSLFGFLVLHMLLYAAAIYFWKRYRINYPFIFGYKQGTELGYREVFLLSTILATAALACVLANLDMELDISTKKYKAIRELLPLALVSAIVLIIVCPFNIVYRSSRIFLLRTTFRAISAPLYRVTLSDFMLADQLSSQGQALRSVAFYICYYGSGDYKRRETNCKADVVYNSFYIALAAFPFWLRALQCFRRYFEEKDGMQGINGFKYLSIVLSVSLVTAYGKRHTTELYVMAWISAISAAIIAIYWDIVFDWGLLQKNSKNPWLRDKLLVPHKSVYYGIMVMDVLLRFAWLQTVLNIQVSFLHKEAMVVVVACLEIFRRGVWNFFRIENEHLNNVGKFRAFTTVPLPFNYHELEDKDE from the exons ATGGAAGTGATACAAGAAAGTAATGAAACAAGTACCCGTGGAAGTTCTGTCGGAGAATATGAACCGAGCAACGATGATGACGTGGAacaggaaaaacaaaatgaagaagatgaggaaggtgAAGAGAAGCCTTTAAAGATCATAATACCAGCTCATTTGGAGCTTTTGAGTACTGTGAAGATCAACAGCCCATCTGGAACTCCACGTTCGACGATAAAAGGCATCCTCAAGAAGAAACGAAAGAATAATTTGAGTTTTAACAAAaaaaacttgaagaaagctgaagaacaacTACAGTCTGCATTCGTTCATTTCTATCACAAACTTCAACTTCTGAAAAGTTTTAGTTATCTAAATCTCTTAGCATTTTCCAAGACCATGAAGAAATATGACAAG ATAACATCAAGACATGCATCAAAAATATACTTGCACATGGTGGATAACTCTTACATAGGTAGCTCTGACGATGTTACTAGGCTAATGGACAGAGTGGAGGCTTCATTCATCAAACACTTTTCGAAGTCTAACCGTAGCGAAGGAATGAACATCTTGAGatcgaaaaaaaagaaagaaagacatGTAACAACATTTTCCTCAG GTTTATTTTCTGGCTGCGCAATATCGCTTCTAATATGCCTAATTTTGGTCATAAATCTTAGAAATGTCATAAACAAGGATGGCTTTACGCAGTACATGGAAACTATGTTTCCACTCTACAG TTTATTTGGATTTCTAGTCCTACACATGCTTTTGTATGCAGCAGCCATATACTTTTGGAAGCGGTATCGAATCAATTACCCGTTCATATTTGGTTACAAGCAAGGAACAGAACTTGGATACAGAGAAGTCTTTTTATTAAGTACAATTCTTGCAACAGCTGCACTTGCATGTGTACTTGCTAACCTAGACATGGAATTGGATATATCAACGAAAAAGTACAAAGCGATCAGAGAACTACTTCCTCTGGCATTAGTTTCA GCTATAGTTCTCATAATAGTTTGTCCGTTCAATATTGTATATCGCTCTAGTCGTATCTTCCTGTTGCGGACTACATTCCGAGCTATCAGTGCACCTTTGTACAGG GTCACTCTATCGGATTTCATGTTGGCAGATCAGCTAAGTAGTCAG GGCCAAGCTCTTAGAAGTGTTGCGTTTTACATATGTTATTATGGTTCGGGTGACTACAAAAGGAGAGAGACCAATTGCAAAGCAGACGTTGTTTACAATTCATTCTATATCGCCTTGGCTGCATTTCCATTTTGGTTACGCGCCTTACAG TGTTTTCGACGATATTTTGAAGAAAAGGATGGAATGCAGGGAATTAATGGTTTCAAATACTTAAGTATTGTTTTGTCTGTGAGCCTGGTAACGGCTTACGGTAAAAGACATACAACAGAACTGTACGTAATGGCTTGGATAAGCGCGATCAGTGCAGCTATCATTGCTATATATTGGGATATTGTTTTTGACTGGGGACTCCTTCAAAAGAATTCGAAGAACCCTTGGTTGAGAGACAAGCTTCTTGTTCCACATAAAAGTGTTTATTACGGAATAATGGTAATGGATGTGCTGCTGAGATTTGCGTGGCTACAAACTGTGTTGAACATTCAAGTTTCTTTCCTACATAAAGAAGctatggttgttgttgttgcatgCCTAGAGATCTTTCGTCGGGGTGTATGGAATTTCTTCAG gATAGAGAATGAACACCTAAACAACGTTGGCAAGTTTCGTGCGTTCACAACCGTACCTCTCCCTTTCAACTATCACGAGTTGGAAGATAAAGATGAGTGA